Sequence from the Kineosporia succinea genome:
CATCGTCGTTTTGATCCGCCCCAGCGTCGCGCCGGCCTTGGGAGCCAGATCGGCGGCGAGCTTGAGCGCGGTCGGCACCACGTCGTCTTCCGGAACGGCCAGGTCGACGATCTGCAGACTGTGCGCCTCGACCCCGCCGTACCGCCGCCCCGTCGTCATCACCTCGTGCGCGACCTGGGGTGTGAGACGGGCCTGGATCAGTGCCGCCATGCCGTCGGTGAACGGGATGCCCAGATCCACCTCGGGCAGGCAGAACCAGCCCCGGTCCGCCCGCATGACCCGGAAGTCGTGAGCCAGCGCGAACATCCCACCCGCGGCGAACGCGTGGCCCGGCACTGCTGCGACCGTCGGCACCGGAAGCTCGAGCAGTCTCGCGAACACCTCGTGCACCGCGACCACGTAGCCGGCGAGCTGTTCCTCGTCCTGAGCCCGCAACCAGTCCAGGTCGAGCCCGTTCGAGTAGATCTTGCCCCGCGCCGTCGTCACCAGGGCTCGGGCGCCCTCGGCCTGGGCCACCTCGTCGAGCGCCCCCGCCACCTCAGCGATCCAGTCGAGGCTGAACCGGTTCTCGTCATCGCCGAGATCCAGCACGAAGACGTCGTCGGCGCGGGTCAGGCTGGGCATGGTCCGGGCTCCCTGTGCTCAGTGCGGTGGTGTGCTCAGTGCGGTGGTCTGTTCAGTGCGGTGGTCTGCTCAGTGCGGTGGTCTGCTCAGTGCGGTGAGTTCCTGCTGCTTGATTCTCATCGCCCCGTGAACCGGGGATCCCGGCGTTCGGTGAACGCGGTCACCGCCTCGACGAGGTCTT
This genomic interval carries:
- a CDS encoding enoyl-CoA hydratase-related protein produces the protein MPSLTRADDVFVLDLGDDENRFSLDWIAEVAGALDEVAQAEGARALVTTARGKIYSNGLDLDWLRAQDEEQLAGYVVAVHEVFARLLELPVPTVAAVPGHAFAAGGMFALAHDFRVMRADRGWFCLPEVDLGIPFTDGMAALIQARLTPQVAHEVMTTGRRYGGVEAHSLQIVDLAVPEDDVVPTALKLAADLAPKAGATLGRIKTTMYGTTLARLRDTEADVTLGGLH